A single Amphiura filiformis chromosome 8, Afil_fr2py, whole genome shotgun sequence DNA region contains:
- the LOC140159294 gene encoding retinol dehydrogenase 12-like has product MDFTRIKSIRTFIIAGIGCVSIYAWRRFIAGGRCYSQARLDGKTVIITGSNTGIGKETARELAKRGAKVILACRNVSKAQAAADDIRRSTSNDKVVVCQLDLSSLASIRNFAERVTNEEERLDVLVNNAGSSQTPRTETIDGFEMIIGTNHFGHFLLTNLLLDLLKKSSPSRIVTVSSDAYLWANRGIRFDDIHLKQNFTGFFAYGQSKLANILFTNELSKRLKGTGVTANVVHPGAILTELDRYAYNSMPLAFVTLPLLRFCMWFFGKTVVQGAQTSVYCAVEESIATTSGVYFKDCAPTKLKDFAQDEKAAKRLWDLSAQAVGLQ; this is encoded by the exons ATGGACTTTACACGTATTAAAAGTATTCGAACTTTCATCATCGCTGGTATAG GATGTGTATCTATCTATGCCTGGAGGAGATTCATTGCTGGGGGTCGGTGTTACAGCCAAGCCAGATTGGATGGTAAAACGGTCATCATTACTGGTTCAAATACTGGGATTGGGAAAGAGACAGCCAGAGAATTAGCAAAGAGAG GGGCGAAGGTCATTCTTGCTTGCCGTAATGTAAGTAAAGCACAAGCTGCGGCTGATGACATCAGAAGGTCTACATCTAATGATAAAGTTGTTGTCTGCCAACTGGATTTGTCTTCGCTAGCTTCCATAAGGAACTTTGCTGAACGTGTTACAAATGAGGAAGAAAGGCTCGACGTTCTTGTAAATAATGCAG GTTCATCTCAAACTCCACGAACTGAAACAATAGACGGATTTGAAATGATCATCGGAACCAATCACTTCGGGCATTTCCTTCTTACAAACCTTCTCCTAGACCTTCTAAAAAAGTCTTCCCCAAGCAGAATCGTCACTGTATCTTCTGATGCCTATCTGTGGGCTAACAGAGGAATCAGATTTGATGATATACATCTCAAACAAAACTTTACCGGATTCTTTGCGTATGGACAAAGCAAACTGGCCAATATTTTGTTTACGAACGAATTAAGCAAACGACTCAAAG GGACTGGAGTCACAGCCAATGTCGTGCATCCCGGTGCAATTCTGACCGAATTGGATCGTTACGCATATAATTCAATGCCACTGGCATTCGTCACTCTACCATTACTTCGGTTTTGTATGTGGTTTTTCGGAAAGACTGTTGTACAAGGGGCTCAAACAAGTGTTTACTGTGCGGTTGAGGAAAGCATTGCCACCACATCGGGTGTGTATTTCAA AGATTGTGCGCCAACAAAACTCAAGGATTTTGCTCAGGATGAGAAGGCTGCCAAACGTCTATGGGACCTCAGCGCGCAAGCAGTAGGACTTCAATAG
- the LOC140158321 gene encoding retinol dehydrogenase 12-like, producing MDFTSIVITVGIGVSIYGWRRYIAGGWCCSQARLDGKTVIVTGSNTGIGKETAREFAKRGAKVILGCRNISKAQAAADDIKKSTSNDKVLVYQLDLSSLAAVKNFAERIIKGEERLDVLVNNAATAQAHRLETNDGLEMVIGTNHFGHFLLTNLLLDLLKKSSPSRIVTVSSDGYQWARRGIKFDDIHLKQNFTGFVAYGQSKLANILFTIELCRRLQGTRITANVLHPGAIRTDIIDHFVHHAFPLPFITIPIFQCMMWIFGKTVVQGAQTSIYCAVEESIATTSGVYFKDCAPTKLQDFAQDEKAAKRLWELSAEAVGLEKKLV from the exons ATGGACTTCACCAGTATTGTCATTACCGTTGGAATAG GTGTTTCTATCTATGGATGGAGGAGATACATTGCAGGGGGTTGGTGCTGTAGTCAAGCCAGATTGGATGGTAAAACGGTCATCGTTACTGGTTCAAATACTGGGATTGGGAAAGAGACAGCCAGAGAATTTGCAAAGAGAG GGGCGAAGGTCATTCTTGGTTGTCGTAATATAAGTAAAGCCCAAGCTGCAGCTGATGACATCAAGAAGTCGACATCTAATGACAAAGTCCTAGTATACCAACTGGATTTGTCTTCGCTAGCTGCCGTAAAGAACTTTGCTGAAAGGATAATCAAAGGTGAAGAGAGGCTTGACGTTCTTGTCAACAATGCAG CTACAGCTCAGGCTCATCGACTTGAAACAAATGACGGATTGGAAATGGTGATCGGAACCAATCACTTTGGACATTTCCTTCTTACAAACCTTCTCCTGGATCTTCTAAAGAAGTCTTCTCCAAGCAGAATCGTTACTGTATCTTCTGATGGCTATCAGTGGGCTAGGAGAGgaattaaatttgatgatatacaTCTCAAACAAAACTTTACCGGATTCGTTGCGTATGGACAAAGCAAACTGGCCAATATTTTGTTTACAATCGAACTTTGTAGACGACTCCAAG GAACTAGAATTACAGCCAACGTCCTTCATCCGGGTGCAATTCGGACAGATATTATAGATCACTTTGTTCATCATGCATTTCCACTGCCATTCATCACAATACCAATATTTCAGTGTATGATGTGGATTTTCGGAAAGACTGTTGTTCAAGGGGCTCAAACAAGTATTTACTGTGCGGTTGAGGAAAGCATTGCCACCACATCGGGTGTGTATTTCAA AGATTGTGCGCCAACAAAACTCCAGGATTTTGCTCAGGATGAAAAGGCTGCCAAACGTCTATGGGAGCTTAGCGCAGAAGCAGTAGGACTTGAAAAGAAGCTGGTGTAA